In a genomic window of Phaenicophaeus curvirostris isolate KB17595 chromosome Z, BPBGC_Pcur_1.0, whole genome shotgun sequence:
- the LOC138733592 gene encoding protein FAM240B-like — protein MNSQYIRHEVRGCETSDLRNFWEKTIEQQTRYLQIEKERQRRSALTKLRNEWMERLEKRIKMLRTQSEDSSN, from the exons ATGAATAGCCAATACATACGTCATGAAGTGCGAGGATGTGAAACTAGTGACCTGAGGAACTTCTGGGAAAAGACTATTGAACAACAAACTCGGTACCTGCAAATTGAAAAAGAACGTCAGCGAAGAAGTGCTCTGACAAA GCTCAGAAATGAATggatggagaggctggagaaacgAATAAAAATGTTGAGGACTCAATCTGAAGATTCATCTAATTGA